The region AAATAAGTAGCAACATTAACAAGGTGAGAGTATGTGGAAAGAGTCCAAGTGGTATTAAGAGATGATGCAAACCGCtccctttattttacatttgcagCCAAGAGAGAGGATTTATCGAAAGTAAATTCACTGATAAGTAGGAACTGGGAACTAAATCTCCAGGTTCTCACCTTGGATCCTTTTCCCTGAACAGTGCTAAATTACCTAGATACTTTAGAAGAAATCAACCGAAATCCGAAATCCTACATTGTGGTACTTACTGCCTGTTATCTAACCAGGCACAGCACTCTCTGGCCCTACTCTCCGCTGCTGATGCTCTGAAATTGAGGATCTTTTCCTTTGGGTAGGAACTATTAACAGATTCTTAGAAGGGTGAAGTTAAAGACTATCAAGAGCCCAGCTTCTGCCAGCCCCAACTGAGTACATGGGAGAGGTATTACCAACTCTCTCCTTCGGGTGTGTCTGACCCACCTTCAGGTCCGAAGAGCTGCAGGTGTGAATGGTGGAAATGAAGTGGCCAAGGCCCAGCAGGCAGCTCCTGGGGGAACAGCCCCAACCATCTTCTCCAGGATCCTGGATCGAAGCCTCCCAGCTGATATTCTATATGAGGACCAGCAGGTGGGGTGCCCTTAGGACCCATCCTTAGGTGCCCATAGGAATTTCACAGATACCATCCAGCCTGTGGAAATAACATAGTGGCCTCTGGCCTGTCACTGTTTGCAGTGTCTAGTATTCCGTGATGTGGCCCCTCAGGCTCCTGTGCACTTCCTGGTCATTCCCAAGAAGCCCATTCCTCGGATTAGCCAGGCTGAAGAAGAAGACCAGCAGGTGGGAAGAATAAGGCCAGAGTTTGGCTGGGGGAAGTCCTGGATTCAGCTAGAGGTTTTGCTCCTTGTG is a window of Desmodus rotundus isolate HL8 chromosome 1, HLdesRot8A.1, whole genome shotgun sequence DNA encoding:
- the HINT2 gene encoding adenosine 5'-monophosphoramidase HINT2 gives rise to the protein MATAVALAAGLRVARRVVAVARPRGAQVRRAAGVNGGNEVAKAQQAAPGGTAPTIFSRILDRSLPADILYEDQQCLVFRDVAPQAPVHFLVIPKKPIPRISQAEEEDQQLLGHLLLVAKKTAKAEGLGDGYRLVINDGKLGAQSVYHLHIHVLGGRQLKWPPG